Proteins encoded together in one Vigna angularis cultivar LongXiaoDou No.4 chromosome 5, ASM1680809v1, whole genome shotgun sequence window:
- the LOC108320744 gene encoding beta-glucosidase 24, with protein sequence MWLKVVLLLATLSLFHSAASLNRSSFSPDFFFGTASSAFQYEGAAREGGKGPSIWDTFTHSHPDRIADHSNADVAVDSYHRYKGDVAMMKDIGFNAYRFSISWPRILPHGNLQGGVNREGIAYYNNLINDLIANGQQPFITLFHSDFPQALEDEYGGFLNPKIVQDFADYAEVCFREFGDRVKHWITLNEPVLYSTLGYGNGGSPPNRCSKWFANCTAGDSTTEPYVVTHNLILSHAAAVKVYREKFQVSQKGQIGVTLNSAWVLPLSQSKEDIEAAYRGLAFMYDWFMEPLYSGTYPAIMVKNVGGRLPKFTRSEYLMVKGSFDFIGLNYYTSTYATSTSCPRERPTAFTDACVTLTSRRNGVLIGPKAASDWLYVYPPGIQGLLEYTKEKFNNPVIYITENGIDELNDGKMVLNDRTRIDYFSHHLLYLHRAIRNGVRVKGYFAWSLLDNFEWTAGYSLRFGLVYVDYKNGLRRYRKRSALWFKIFLHQ encoded by the exons ATGTGGCTGAAGGTTGTTCTTCTCCTTGCAAcgctttctctttttcactcggCAGCTTCTCTTAATAGGAGCAGTTTTTCCCCAGATTTCTTCTTTGGAACAGCTTCTTCAGCTTTCCAG TATGAAGGTGCTGCACGTGAAGGTGGCAAAGGCCCCAGTATATGGGACACATTCACTCATAGCCACCCAG ATAGAATAGCAGACCACAGTAATGCAGATGTTGCCGTTGATTCATACCACCGCTACAAG gGGGATGTGGCTATGATGAAGGATATTGGATTCAATGCCTATAGGTTCTCCATCTCTTGGCCAAGAATACTACCTC ATGGAAACTTGCAGGGAGGAGTTAACCGAGAAGGCATTGCCTATTACAACAATCTCATAAATGATTTGATAGCAAATG GACAACAACCCTTTATAACTCTATTTCACTCTGATTTCCCTCAAGCTCTTGAAGATGAATATGGTGGTTTTCTGAATCCCAAAATTGT TCAGGATTTTGCAGATTATGCAGAAGTTTGCTTCAGGGAATTTGGTGACAGGGTCAAGCACTGGATTACATTAAATGAACCAGTTCTATATAGCACTCTAGGTTATGGAAATGGTGGATCCCCACCCAATAGATGCTCCAAGTGGTTTGCTAACTGCACGGCTGGTGATTCTACCACTGAGCCCTATGTGGTTACACACAATCTCATTCTTTCTCATGCTGCAGCAGTAAAAGTTTACAGGGAGAAGTTCCAG GTTTCTCAGAAGGGTCAAATTGGGGTAACATTGAATTCTGCCTGGGTTCTGCCACTTTCTCAATCAAAAGAGGACATAGAAGCTGCATATCGAGGTCTTGCTTTTATGTATGACTG GTTTATGGAACCACTTTACTCCGGCACATATCCGGCCATAATGGTAAAGAATGTTGGAGGACGTTTGCCAAAGTTTACCAGAAGTGAATATTTGATGGTAAAAGGGTCCTTTGATTTCATAGGGTTAAATTATTACACTTCAACTTATGCAACTAGTACTTCTTGCCCACGTGAAAGACCAACTGCCTTCACAGATGCTTGTGTTACACTTACCT CTAGAAGAAATGGAGTTCTCATTGGTCCAAAG GCAGCCTCAGATTGGCTGTATGTCTATCCACCAGGAATTCAAGGTCTACTAGAATACACCAAGGAGAAATTCAACAACCCTGTTATTTACATAACAGAAAATG GAATCGATGAGCTTAATGATGGAAAAATGGTACTAAATGACAGAACAAGGATAGATTACTTCAGTCACCACCTTCTGTATCTTCATAGGGCCATAAG GAATGGAGTAAGGGTGAAGGGATACTTTGCATGGTCATTGTTGGACAATTTTGAATGGACTGCTGGCTACAGTCTTCGGTTTGGACTGGTGTATGTGGATTACAAGAATGGACTGAGAAGATACCGTAAAAGATCAGCTTTGTGGTTCAAAATATTTCTTCACCAATGA